The following proteins are co-located in the Mycolicibacterium goodii genome:
- the cobN gene encoding cobaltochelatase subunit CobN — protein MPVDAATHAPWVALLSTSDTDLLSARASGASFRLGNPSRQSVESVIDQGADVVVLRVLGSSAEVHTELSTLRATGLPLVVLGGERQPNAELMEWSSVPLGVAAQAHAYLAEGGPANLAQLHAFLCDTVLLTGEGFEEPVVIPEWGYSTRRSQAPGPLRVGVLYYRAHEVSGNSGFAHALADAIDATGEAVGIPIFASSLRSSPAELFDALGTMDAIVVSMLAAGGSTSATAGAGEDDASWDIERIAALDIPVLQGLCLTSPRAEWVANDDGVTPLDSATQIAIPEFDGRIITVPYSFKEIDGDGLPHYVADLERCARVAGIAVGHARLRRIPNDQKRLAIVMSAYPTKHSRVGNAVGLDTPASTVRLLRALRAAGYDVGDGFGVLDIDNETDAGDQLIHTLIEAGGQDAQWLTAPQLTQAQVRIGAEQYAAWIADMPAELRDEIAEVWGPPPGSLFVNEHNEIVLAALRSGNVVLMIQPPRGFGDNPVAIYHDPDMAPSHHYLAAYRWIEHGFGAHAVVHLGKHGSMEWLPGKNAALSAACATDAMIGNLPLIYPFLVNDPGEGAQAKRRAHATIVDHLIPPMARAETYGDIARLEQLLDEHSNIAAMDPAKLPAIRGEIWNLMRAAEIHRDLGLDDRPGDEEFDDFLLHVDGWLCEIKDAQIRDGLHVLGGAPEGETRVNLVLAILRSAQVWGGRSHAVPGLRAALGLKDDADIRAVDETETRARALIEAMEAAGWDPHAADQLHAAPEVRAVLRFAATEVVPRLAGTSNELDAVIHALAGGFVQPGPSGSPLRGLVNVLPTGRNFYTVDPRAVPSRLAWQTGQAMAESLLQRYLDDTGTYPASVGLSVWGTSAMRTSGDDVAEVLALLGVRPEWDEASRRVIDLDVIPLDELGRPRIDATVRISGFFRDAFPHVVTMLDDAVQMVALLDEPDDQNFVAAHARADLAAHGDLRRATTRVFGSKPGSYGAGLLQVMEARTWRDDQDLAEVYTAWGGFAYGRGLDGVACADDMRTNYARIKVAAKNIDSREHDIADSDDYFQYHGGMVATVRALTGSSPKAYVGDSTAPDAIRTRTLAEETARVFRARVVNPKWISAMRRHGYKGAFELAATVDYLFGLDATAGVVHDWMYENLAESYVLDPDTRQFLDESNPWALHGMVERLQEAADRGLWEKPSPDTMAALHQAYLDVEGELEGRVDD, from the coding sequence ATGCCAGTTGATGCAGCGACCCATGCGCCTTGGGTCGCATTACTGTCGACGTCTGACACCGATTTGCTGTCGGCTCGGGCCAGCGGTGCGTCATTTCGTCTCGGAAATCCGTCACGGCAGTCGGTCGAATCTGTGATCGATCAGGGTGCGGATGTCGTGGTCCTGAGGGTGCTCGGCTCGTCTGCTGAGGTGCACACCGAGCTGTCGACCCTGCGGGCAACCGGTCTCCCGTTGGTGGTGTTGGGCGGTGAACGTCAGCCCAATGCCGAACTGATGGAATGGTCCTCGGTGCCCCTCGGTGTGGCGGCGCAGGCGCACGCCTACCTCGCCGAGGGTGGGCCCGCCAACCTCGCCCAGTTGCACGCCTTCCTTTGTGACACGGTGTTGCTGACGGGTGAGGGTTTCGAAGAGCCGGTGGTGATTCCCGAATGGGGTTACAGCACGCGCCGCTCTCAGGCGCCAGGACCACTACGGGTGGGGGTGTTGTACTACCGCGCTCACGAGGTGAGTGGCAACTCAGGGTTCGCGCACGCGCTGGCCGACGCGATCGATGCCACCGGCGAGGCGGTGGGCATCCCGATATTCGCTTCGTCGTTGCGCAGCTCCCCTGCGGAGTTGTTCGACGCGCTCGGGACGATGGACGCGATCGTGGTCAGCATGCTCGCCGCGGGTGGTTCGACGTCAGCGACAGCCGGGGCGGGTGAGGACGATGCGTCGTGGGACATCGAACGTATCGCTGCGCTAGATATCCCTGTGCTGCAGGGACTTTGCCTCACCTCGCCGCGGGCCGAATGGGTTGCCAACGACGACGGTGTCACACCGCTGGATTCCGCGACGCAGATCGCGATCCCGGAGTTTGACGGCCGCATCATCACGGTGCCCTACTCGTTCAAAGAGATCGACGGCGACGGACTTCCGCATTACGTCGCCGACTTGGAACGGTGCGCTCGCGTGGCCGGCATCGCGGTCGGCCATGCCCGGCTGCGTCGAATTCCCAACGATCAGAAGAGACTTGCGATTGTGATGTCGGCATATCCGACCAAGCACTCTCGCGTTGGCAACGCCGTCGGTCTTGACACTCCCGCGTCGACCGTGCGTCTGTTACGCGCGCTGCGTGCGGCAGGCTACGACGTGGGTGACGGGTTCGGCGTGCTCGATATCGATAACGAGACTGACGCCGGAGACCAGCTGATCCATACGTTGATCGAGGCGGGTGGGCAGGATGCACAGTGGCTGACCGCCCCGCAGCTCACGCAGGCCCAGGTCAGAATTGGCGCCGAGCAGTATGCCGCCTGGATCGCCGATATGCCTGCCGAGCTGCGTGACGAAATTGCTGAGGTCTGGGGGCCGCCGCCAGGTTCGTTGTTCGTAAATGAGCACAACGAGATCGTGCTGGCTGCTCTGCGGTCAGGCAATGTCGTGCTGATGATCCAGCCGCCGCGAGGTTTCGGCGACAACCCAGTGGCCATTTACCACGATCCGGATATGGCACCGAGCCACCATTACCTTGCGGCGTATCGCTGGATCGAGCACGGTTTCGGTGCGCACGCCGTGGTGCATCTCGGCAAGCACGGCTCGATGGAGTGGCTGCCGGGAAAAAACGCGGCTCTTTCGGCTGCGTGCGCGACCGACGCGATGATCGGCAACCTGCCGTTGATCTACCCGTTCCTGGTCAACGATCCCGGTGAGGGCGCCCAGGCCAAACGGCGTGCGCACGCCACCATCGTCGACCACCTGATCCCGCCCATGGCCCGCGCCGAGACCTATGGAGACATCGCCCGTCTGGAGCAGCTGCTCGACGAGCACAGCAATATCGCAGCGATGGACCCGGCCAAGCTGCCAGCCATCCGCGGTGAAATATGGAATCTCATGCGCGCCGCGGAGATACATCGCGACCTCGGACTCGATGACCGCCCCGGCGATGAGGAGTTCGACGACTTCCTGCTGCATGTCGACGGCTGGCTGTGTGAGATAAAGGACGCCCAGATCCGTGACGGATTGCATGTCCTCGGCGGCGCGCCCGAGGGGGAGACGCGGGTGAATCTCGTGCTGGCGATTCTTCGGTCCGCGCAGGTGTGGGGCGGACGGAGCCACGCGGTCCCCGGGCTTCGTGCCGCACTCGGATTGAAAGACGACGCCGACATCCGCGCGGTGGACGAGACGGAGACGCGGGCGCGGGCGCTGATTGAGGCCATGGAGGCGGCCGGCTGGGATCCCCACGCCGCCGACCAGCTTCACGCCGCGCCAGAGGTCCGCGCGGTGTTGCGTTTCGCCGCGACCGAGGTGGTGCCGAGGCTGGCCGGGACATCGAATGAACTCGATGCCGTGATCCATGCTCTGGCAGGAGGGTTCGTGCAGCCGGGACCGTCGGGATCGCCTCTTCGCGGCCTGGTCAACGTTCTGCCGACGGGACGCAATTTCTACACCGTCGATCCGCGCGCGGTGCCGTCGCGGCTGGCGTGGCAGACCGGGCAGGCGATGGCAGAGTCGCTGCTGCAGCGCTACCTCGACGACACCGGCACCTACCCGGCCTCGGTCGGGCTGTCGGTATGGGGGACCAGTGCCATGCGCACCTCTGGCGACGACGTCGCCGAAGTGCTTGCGCTGCTTGGAGTCCGGCCGGAGTGGGATGAGGCGTCGCGCCGGGTGATCGACCTCGACGTGATCCCGTTGGACGAGCTGGGCAGGCCGCGCATCGATGCCACGGTCCGGATCTCCGGCTTTTTCCGTGATGCCTTCCCGCATGTGGTCACAATGCTCGACGACGCTGTGCAGATGGTGGCGCTGCTCGATGAACCTGACGACCAGAACTTCGTCGCCGCTCACGCCAGGGCTGACCTGGCCGCGCATGGTGACCTGCGTCGAGCCACCACCCGGGTGTTCGGGTCAAAACCGGGCTCCTACGGCGCGGGCCTCCTACAAGTGATGGAGGCCCGCACCTGGCGTGACGACCAGGATCTCGCCGAGGTCTATACCGCGTGGGGAGGTTTTGCCTACGGTAGGGGGCTCGACGGGGTCGCATGCGCCGACGACATGCGAACCAACTATGCACGGATCAAAGTGGCGGCCAAGAACATCGACAGCCGCGAGCACGACATCGCCGACAGCGATGACTACTTCCAGTACCACGGAGGCATGGTCGCCACCGTCCGCGCGTTGACGGGATCGAGTCCGAAGGCCTACGTCGGTGACTCCACCGCACCCGATGCCATCCGCACCCGGACCTTGGCCGAGGAAACGGCCAGGGTGTTCCGTGCGCGTGTCGTCAACCCGAAATGGATCTCGGCGATGCGCCGCCATGGCTACAAGGGTGCCTTCGAACTCGCTGCGACCGTCGACTATCTGTTCGGACTGGACGCGACGGCGGGCGTTGTCCACGACTGGATGTACGAGAACTTGGCAGAGTCCTATGTCCTGGATCCCGACACCCGGCAGTTCCTCGATGAATCCAACCCATGGGCGTTGCACGGCATGGTTGAGCGCTTGCAGGAAGCCGCCGACCGAGGTCTGTGGGAGAAGCCATCTCCGGACACGATGGCGGCGCTACATCAAGCCTATCTCGACGTCGAGGGTGAGCTGGAAGGCCGCGTGGATGACTGA
- a CDS encoding TetR/AcrR family transcriptional regulator: protein MTTQINEDVRRTAILDAAAQLIAERGYHAVRIADIAALVGTSTGAVHYYFPGKQEVLTAALQHAVDRSFDRQSVELVKIDNAHQRLLKLFDMQLPRPGPVRDEWSIWMQFWAEATIRPELRPVHNTYYARWHETVSRIVRRGQRQGVFRSDIDPETVAKRLTALTDGVAIQVVTGAPDMTVSAMKEFLVQFVHDELLLRS, encoded by the coding sequence GTGACTACGCAAATCAATGAGGACGTTCGACGCACCGCCATTTTGGATGCGGCGGCACAGCTCATCGCCGAACGTGGCTATCACGCGGTGCGCATCGCCGACATCGCCGCGCTGGTCGGGACCAGCACCGGTGCGGTGCACTACTACTTCCCCGGCAAGCAGGAGGTGCTGACCGCGGCGTTGCAGCACGCCGTGGATCGCTCCTTTGACCGGCAAAGTGTCGAACTGGTCAAGATCGACAACGCCCATCAGCGACTGCTGAAGCTGTTCGACATGCAACTGCCGCGCCCGGGGCCGGTCCGGGATGAATGGTCGATCTGGATGCAGTTCTGGGCCGAGGCGACGATCCGGCCCGAGCTGCGCCCGGTCCACAACACGTACTACGCCAGGTGGCACGAAACGGTCAGCCGAATCGTCAGGCGCGGCCAACGTCAAGGCGTGTTTCGCTCCGACATCGACCCCGAGACCGTGGCCAAGCGCCTGACCGCGCTCACCGATGGCGTGGCGATCCAGGTCGTCACCGGTGCACCCGACATGACCGTATCGGCCATGAAGGAGTTCCTCGTCCAGTTCGTCCACGACGAACTCCTGCTGCGCTCATAA